The sequence CCAAGTGGAAGAAATTCTAAATATTATTCCTCTCACTCAACTAGAAGATAAGATGATCTGGTCCTTAACAACAAATGGTATGTTCTCTGTGAATTCTACCTACAAAGCCATTCTCTGCTACAACAATTAAACtctcaaaaataaagaagaagaagctaaaTTCTGGCTAGGCTTATGGCATCTCAAAATTCCTCATATGGAAAGCTGCTCAAAATATTCTCTCAGTCAATCAAAAGCTTAACAGATACAACCCAGCCTATGATGACATATGCTCTAGATGTCAAGAAGAAGAGGAGAGCACTACTCACATGCTTATTCACTGCAATTATGCCAGAAGCATTTGGAATGCTATCTTCCCAGATATTACTCAAGATCTCAGTAACACTGATAATATTCAGCATTGGATAAAAACTTGGGACAAAAAAGATTCTACAATCAATTTTGGGAGACAAAGCAATGTGAATCTCATTGTGATCACAATGTGGTTCATATGGAAGACCAGATGTGAGCTAGTTTTTGAAGGAAAACATTGTTCCATCAACAATCTGAAAGCCAGGGTCTATAATTATTGCAATGAGAATAAAATACATACTGACAATCAATTGATTCAGTTGCAGGTTTTAAGATCCAGGAGCAATAATATGGAAAACAGAAGACATAACATGAATAAATGGTCTCCTCCTTTAAGGGGAAGACTGAAAATTAATATAGATGCTTTTGTTTTGCCTGGTAACCATTATGCTGGAATTTCTCTAATAATAAGAGATTTTACAGGTCAATTGGTGGAGGCATGGACACTGGTAGAGAGAGTTAGGGATATAACTCAGGCTGAAGCTGTTGCGGCACTTAAAGCTCTGCAATGGATCATTCAACTTCAAATTCAGAATGTTATTGTGGAAGGTGATAACAAGAAAGTTATGGACAGTATCAATGGCATGTGCAATATCTCTCCCTGAGAAGATGGTTTAAAGAGTGTCAGCATCTTGTTAGTTGTTTAAGAAATGTTGTTGTTTGCTTTAGAAATAGGAAATATAATCAAGTGGCAGATCTTCTGGCCAGGTTTGTTAGGACAAACAATTGTAGTAGGAAATGGAGTATGAATCTCCCTGACTCTGTTAGAGTCAAGCTTGAAGCCGAAAAAGTTGTGATGTAACTCTTTGCCGTTTCTGGCTTTTAATGATTATCTCTatgtttttctttcaaaaaaagaaTAGACGGACCACTATCCCAAATAATGTGGTAAATCTCATAGTGGATGGATCTTATTTACCTCCACAACACTATTAACccgttattttttattttggggtATTATTATTAcgtgggaatgttataaacacCCCTGCTATCCATGAGTTCATCACAAATATCGCTAACAGACTTCACAAATACCTGTAGtggcataattgaaatttcaTCTGAAATTATAAATATTATATTTCCTTAATTAACCTTATATCTCATTTATTCTTTTCATTTATTCGTTTTTATCTCCATCTTCAtcgctcccaccaccaccaccattgcaGCACCACCTTTACTTCTGCCACCATTCGAGCGCCACCTCTACTGCAACATCGTCATCAGCGGTtcatcttgtttttcttcttatccTCTTCTTTTCCTCCTATTATCAGTGATTTTAACATCATCTAAAGATTCAGGCGATCGAGATATTTGTTTCTTAGGTTTCGATCTATGGTAATTTCTAATTGAAATAGGGAATCAAAATCAGACGAATTTCAGAGAGATTGATGAATCAGGTTTGTATCAAAAAACCCTAGACATCTCCAATTATTTGAGACTATCCCTAAAAAGTAATTCAAGGTTCCTCAAATCTAACTTCAATTCTTCAGGCTTTGTTAAAACTCAAGGAgtaatgatgatgatgtggtggtgGCGGCTTTGAGGGAGGTATGTAATTCAATCtataatatgtttttgttttgaGATTGGGGTTTTTGATTACTTTGACAAAAAATGCATTGATGAAGTACGATTAGATTAGGtagtttttaggttttggtttgaTTGAATTTAATGTTTTATGGTAAATTTATCAAAATTATCTCAAAAGTTTGTATGTCAGTATAAAATGAACTGTTTGATTTTtggatgtggtggtggtggttgtttgaTGTTGTGGtgggggtgatggtggtggtggttgtgaagGTGCTGGTGgtgtttttttttgtagtttgaGCCGAACTGATGCGGCTAGAGTACTTAGATTTCGTGGCTGATCATGTATGTCCTGGGTACCTGTACTTTTCAGGCACTTGTCTTTTGTTGATTTCGTGTAAAACCTTGTCACTGTGTTATTTAACATTATTCCTACAACCCTTGTTTGATCATTACTTGTCACTTCAAATCTACATTTTTATAGCAATGGTCATTGGCATGAATGCTCTTACCTCTAGTCAATTTATGCATTTTTCTAGGTTTGATGTATGACCGCTTTATGAAAACTTCTAATTAAATTAATTGAAAACTTGTATTCCTAGCTCTGTTAGCTATTTAATGCTCTGATAGCTAGTTACTTTAGGCGACACCTTTTATGAAGAAAAGTGTAAAAGTACAGTAAAGTTCTGTTAGCTTGTTAATACCCTTATAGGATCTTGGATTTTGATATTTATGTACTTTCATTATACTTTCTTTCATGCATAATGTCATACTGAGTCGACCGATTCAGTCTTAGTGAGTCTGCTGGTTTCGACCAGCGGGTATTGTGAGAAATGTTATTGCTGGATTCAGTTTGTGTTGACATTGTTCACTGAAACTTCTAGGGTGCAAGCTGAATTGTGTTTTGAAAATTTTAGGTGATTCTATTGGTATTGATTTTTACTGAAATTTCTTGGATTCTGGCTCAACTATGGGTGCATGCTATGGGTTGTGAAAATTTCGCATGATTATGTTGGTTTTGATTATGTGTTTGTCATGGGGGTTATGCAGATTTGGTGAACAATAGCAAGGTCTTGGACCAACGAGTTTAGGGACACTTTACAAGCTGGTGCAGATGTTAGTATGATTGGTGTTGGGTTTTTACTCTGCTTATCTTGCATCCATTGGGGTGAGTGGGGTAATGTCTGTTTATTACACAGGTGGACGTCACTGttctttttattcatttttttcttgatttttataTATTCTGGTAGGATGTTTGTTAGTGGCTACATGATGTGTCACTCATTTTTGTTGTTGAGGGCAGTCATTTCATGTACGAGTTGATCGATTTGAAAATGCATATCCTATTCTTACGAACATCTAGTATGGTATAACACTTTTTAATGAAAAAGTAACAGCTCATTCTTGAGTCTATCTAGTTTGCCAAGAATATATGTACATGGTTTCATTCTGGCTTGGGATTAACTATAGGTTAACTTTATCTAGTTTGCTCCATCTCTTTCTCGGACTTTAGATTTTAGGGACAACTTAGAAAGTTGCTTTCACTTTTGgaggcaacttgagctagttgcttcCAGATTCGGaagcaacttgagctagttgattcCAGATTAGGAGGCAACCTGAGATAGTTGGCTCCGTGTTTTTGAGAAACTTGTTCCATTTTAATCGCTTTTACTGGTTACAAAAAATAATTAGCGGATGTTTTAGTTGTTCTCTTACAGTATCAATTTTgcctcattttatcaaattaaatatcaactttgTTCTCTTACAATATATCTAGAGATCTGTACTATCTACAGTTTTAAcaagaaggttattattggggcgtcacactccaatagaggggcttcacttggattcttaatgtccaaaaaagtggttatgggatatgctaacacatatacaaaatgtcaaaatgtctagattatcctttaactaaaataaaaacttaaaaaccgtagaagtgattttacgtccaggtttggattagttccaaccgtagaattttatttgcatgtagttttacgtccaggtttggattagttccaaccgtagaagctcattttacgtccaggtttcttttaattccaattgtagaatccgattttacgtccagttttcttttaattccaaccgtagaagtgattttacgccCAGGTTGGAATTATTTCCAACTGTAGAagtaattttacgtccaggtttggattaattccaaccgtagaattttatttgcatgtagttttacgtccaggtttgaattagttccaaccgtagaagctcattttacgtccaggtatCTTTTAATTCCAATCGTAGAATTCGATTTTACGtacagttttcttttaattccaaccttaGAAGTGATttcacgtccaggtttggattatttccaaccgtagaagtttattttacggtcagttttttttcccacaaaaattttgtcccagaattcaccaagtatacaacaaaattcactaatttaatttttatctaattaaattaaattaaaattaactaaataagggttgtttattcattacaaaattattttagataaggggtttttgatattacttatggatgacccgtttttgtcatattaggtgacgcccctctaatggaatgtgacgccccaataataaccttctttaATAAACTCTTATGTACTGATTTTGTTAAATTATTGTAAAATGTGCAGGTACCTAGCCACCTACTTCTGCTGGAACTAAATAAGTCGCATTTCAGTGGGTGTCGAGGTACGGGACTATTTAATATGATTATTAGTTGAGATTGGATGGTGTTTTTATGTCTTGCATCACCTTATCTATCAGGTATGCATGGGACTATTTCGGAAGGCATGACCATGACTGCTGCTTTTCATTTTGTGGAGTTGTGAGAGAAGCGTCTGGCTGCAGTTGCTATGAAGATATAGATACTGGAGTTTGATTGTCGCCGCAGTTGGTTCTCCGCGGGTTCAAATGGCCAGGTTGGAGCTATGCATGGAGTCTCAGTCCCGGTGATGTTCTTCTACAACAACAATGGGTATTATTCAATGTCGAAGCTGGGTTTCGCTGGTGGAGCTAACTGGTGACTGCATTTAAAGTATACCTGTAGTGGAAAATTATCTTTATGTATACGTCTTAGAGTAATCGCGacgaatttgtggtgcaatggtagtgcaactgactatatgtcagaagatgtgtgttcgactcacaCTAGGTTCACTCATTTGTGTATAATTTTATTTTCGGAGACAACTTGTGATAGTTGCCTCCATATCTGAatacaacttgtgctagttgttttcatttttgaagACAACTTCGTACAAGTTGCCTCCGAACACAACTTCAACAAGTTGACTCcacatggtggtggtggaagtggtggttgctggtggtgatcagtggtggtgtttggtggcggtgatggtggttgtggtgatggTAGACAGAGGTGGTGGTTGGCGATGGCGGTGGGCGGCGGTGGCGGCGgacagtggtggtgttggttaGCGGCGGCGGTGGTTGGCGGTGTTGGTTGACAGTattggtggtcggcggtggtggtggtggttgtcggtggtggtggtcgtaGTCGGTGGTGGTTGGGGAGGCGGCGGtggatagtggtggtggtggaaagtggtggtggttgttggcggAGGTggacaatggtggtggtggtcggtggtggtggtggttgtcggcggtggtggacagtggtggtggtggtcagtggtggcGGGCAGTAGAggtagttttttttgtttttgtttttgtttttttttgaatagtgCTTAATGATAGTGGTTTTGTATAAATATTATACTAAagagggtattttagtaatgtattaAGCTTAGGGGTATAATTTAAGTTACAACGGGTATATTTCATGGGGCCTTATACTAGGGGTATATAGATAATGTTCCTTATTATTATCCACCGGTCAATCCTAAATGGGTAtggtttgggatttttttttttatcaaactaagtacaattttttttttctaatcttttttcatgaagaaagagaaaaaagaagaagaaatccatCGAAAGATGGTTTACAATTTCTATTCTTTTAATGAAATTGGAATCACCAAAAATTGGTGTTTTCGCAATTACCTTTCGGTAATTATtcacatgcatggttgaaaaacctacgtCCAATTAAATTTGGTATCTTTGTCTTTTAGACAAGAATCATGTGATTTACATatggtttctattttttttatatatacaagAAACCATCTGTCAACCTCAAAGTAGATTTTTAAGCGATAAATAAAACGACAATATGCTTATTTTGTCGATACGAGTTTGATAAATCATAAGAACCAATTTCTGTGAATTTTCTCACTGGTTTCTATAAGATAAGAGAAAACATATTGGCATATTTTCTAAAATTTTGACAATAATGATTTAATAATAAACCATTGTTTTCCATTTTCCTTTACATGAAACCATTCATCAACTAGAAAGAGTGGATTTTATCTCTTTAAAGAAAAATAACGATAATGATTTCTTTATATTCTTAAAAAGAAACATATAATTCAGTCAGAATTTATTTCATCTATATCGATCCCTAAATGATGAAATATCGTTAATATGGTATAATCAATCGTTAAATACCGATGAACGAGAATTTGATGCATTCTTTAAGGATATTgagcaattttattttatttttttgtttttctcggTAATAATCCAAAATTCGGATTTTTTCCACTTATAGTTGGATTACGTTCGGACAATAAAGATCAATGGGTGCGCACCCGACATGTTAGCCAATAttattagtccttgtagtgactatattgatcttaatttaattttcttttgataaaggAAGTCCGTAGTTTTATTCTGAAAAACTTAATTTCTCTTGAAGATTTATTTGCGTATTCTATATGTTTTTGGCTACTACCAACAAAATCCATGATAGATGGTAAATGTATAATGACTTTTGAATAGTCGATATATGtggtacataaaaatcagaaattattatgagtatatgtcttcgaattaatcggataatactttacgaaacttGTTTTCGTTTTATGAGATGAAAATATTTTCCCATAATCAGGAGGAAACTATACACTAACAACAAAAGTTGGTGTTAATTAACTAAAATGTTATATCAGTTTCTCTCCCATCATGACCAAATCGAAAAAGGCTGCTATTAACTAGGCATAAAATGTTTCATTTGCTTTTATATAAGTGTTTGCCTCTTTAAGAGGAAAATCCAGTCACATCTCGTAAAATAAGTAGCGTTCCATGAGAGGCTACTGGTAGTGCTCCAATTGAGTATACCAAAACACCATTCACATTCTCAAAATTAATATCTCATCCCTTGATGATGATGAGATCATAACGCCCGTAGGCGTTGGTACTAGTAAATTTTGAATATTTCAAAATATGCATATacttgagaattgtgtgggatcgtgGTAAACAAAAATGATTGTCGAATAATTAATTTTGAATAATGATTGTCGCGATTTTGGATCTAAAACTTAACACCTTCAAATTGCCAAGTCTATTAATTACAGGTTGATGTAGTCATATTACATCATTATACGAGAAATGTATTCGTTgtaaaaacgatttgagggttttatttttattagaccCTAGGATTGGTTCAATAATTGCTCTCCTTGTATAATTGGCAtggtagtccttgaaggactcATTTATGGTCGGAGAACATTTTCGAATTTgtaatccttagaggattcaaatTACATTAAAGCAGCCATTTGACTCGACAATGtcaggtttaacaatcctttatgtgtttttagaaatttggtacaaaaccaaaaatccggattaattagttgatgaatTCAACGttataggtctcttgaggagtccttaaaatacACAAAAATCCATGATTTAGcagcataaaattatttttcttaaatctgcagtttAAATATTATGCTTGCATAAAACTTGTCTATCTGATATAGACTAGAGTTATGATGTTTATTTTTTAtaatactcatatagttgagttagcattcataaatcgtcaaaagttgtactcttttcccttcgtttcaggtttttcCAATGTGGTTATCCTGACAAGGTTTTTAACAAGGCAACATCTCTGAcgtttaaacttcttttaatgtTGATATTATGCTTTTTTTACTTTGTCCAtattttttcccattgggttttactgGGAAGGTTTGTGTAagacaatttaattcaacat comes from Papaver somniferum cultivar HN1 chromosome 7, ASM357369v1, whole genome shotgun sequence and encodes:
- the LOC113294844 gene encoding uncharacterized protein LOC113294844, translated to MKVAEFIDLNTRSWNIGLLQDYFTQDQVEEILNIIPLTQLEDKMIWSLTTNVNQKLNRYNPAYDDICSRCQEEEESTTHMLIHCNYARSIWNAIFPDITQDLSNTDNIQHWIKTWDKKDSTINFGRQSNVNLIVITMWFIWKTRCELVFEGKHCSINNLKARVYNYCNENKIHTDNQLIQLQVLRSRSNNMENRRHNMNKWSPPLRGRLKINIDAFVLPGNHYAGISLIIRDFTGQLVEAWTLVERVRDITQAEAVAALKALQWIIQLQIQNVIVEGDNKKVMDSINGMCNISP